From a single Mesorhizobium shangrilense genomic region:
- the pheS gene encoding phenylalanine--tRNA ligase subunit alpha: MADIASAADEQAIEAARVAALGKKGSISEMLKTLGAMSAEERQVKGPAINGLKNRVTEALGARKAELKDVAITARLAAEKVDVTLPVRQSPAERGRIHPISQVIDEIAAIFGDLGFAIAEGPDIETDYYNFTALNFPEGHPAREMHDTFFFQPDEKGERKLLRTHTSPVQIRTMETQKPPIRIVIPGKTYRQDSDATHSPMFHQVEGLVIDKTANVANMKWVLEEFCKAFFEVPSVKMRFRPSFFPFTEPSLEVDIQCDRSRPGEVRFGEGSDWMEILGCGMVHPNVLRAGGLDPDEYQGFAWGMGIDRIAMLKYGMPDLRAFFDADVRWLSHYGFRPLDMPTLFGGLSA, translated from the coding sequence ATGGCCGACATAGCGTCGGCCGCCGACGAGCAGGCGATCGAAGCTGCGCGCGTCGCTGCGCTTGGCAAGAAGGGGTCGATCTCCGAGATGCTGAAGACGCTGGGTGCGATGAGTGCCGAGGAGCGCCAGGTGAAGGGCCCGGCCATCAACGGCCTCAAGAACCGCGTCACCGAGGCGCTTGGCGCCCGCAAGGCCGAACTGAAGGACGTGGCGATTACCGCCCGCCTGGCCGCCGAGAAGGTCGACGTGACCTTGCCGGTGCGGCAATCGCCGGCCGAGCGCGGCCGCATCCATCCGATCAGCCAGGTCATCGACGAAATCGCCGCGATCTTCGGCGACCTTGGCTTCGCCATCGCGGAAGGCCCGGATATCGAGACCGACTACTACAATTTCACCGCGCTGAATTTCCCCGAGGGGCATCCGGCGCGCGAGATGCACGACACCTTCTTCTTCCAGCCGGACGAGAAGGGCGAGCGCAAGCTTTTGCGCACGCACACCTCGCCGGTGCAGATCCGCACCATGGAGACGCAGAAGCCGCCGATCCGCATCGTCATCCCCGGCAAGACCTACCGGCAGGATTCCGATGCCACCCACTCGCCGATGTTCCATCAGGTCGAGGGGCTGGTGATCGACAAGACGGCGAATGTCGCCAACATGAAGTGGGTTCTGGAGGAATTCTGCAAGGCCTTCTTCGAAGTGCCTTCGGTCAAAATGCGCTTCCGTCCTTCCTTCTTCCCATTCACCGAGCCCAGCCTCGAGGTCGACATCCAGTGCGACCGCTCCAGGCCCGGCGAAGTGCGCTTCGGCGAAGGCTCCGACTGGATGGAAATCCTCGGCTGCGGCATGGTGCATCCCAACGTGCTGAGGGCCGGCGGTCTTGATCCCGACGAATACCAGGGCTTTGCCTGGGGCATGGGCATCGACCGCATCGCCATGCTGAAATACGGCATGCCGGACCTGCGCGCCTTCTTCGACGCCGATGTGCGCTGGCTGTCGCATTACGGCTTCCGTCCGCTCGACATGCCGACCCTGTTCGGAGGCTTGAGCGCATGA
- the rplT gene encoding 50S ribosomal protein L20, with protein MARVKRGVTSHAKHKKVLKAAKGFYGRRKNTIRIAKQAVEKSMQYAYRDRKNRKRSFRALWIQRINAATHEHGLTYGRFIDGLNKSGIEIDRKILSDMAIHEPQAFAALVAKAKVALEYLKNTTPNAFESAVA; from the coding sequence ATGGCACGCGTAAAAAGAGGCGTCACCTCGCACGCCAAGCACAAGAAGGTCCTGAAAGCCGCGAAAGGCTTCTACGGCCGTCGCAAGAACACCATCCGCATCGCCAAGCAGGCGGTGGAAAAGTCGATGCAGTACGCGTATCGCGACCGCAAAAACCGCAAGCGCTCGTTCCGCGCTCTGTGGATCCAGCGCATCAACGCCGCGACGCACGAGCATGGCCTGACCTATGGCCGCTTCATTGACGGCCTCAACAAGTCCGGTATCGAAATCGATCGCAAGATCCTGTCGGACATGGCCATCCACGAGCCGCAGGCTTTCGCCGCCCTGGTCGCCAAGGCCAAGGTCGCGCTCGAATATCTGAAGAACACCACGCCGAACGCTTTTGAAAGCGCTGTCGCCTAA
- the rpmI gene encoding 50S ribosomal protein L35 encodes MPKMKTKSAAKKRFKITGTGKVLSAAAGKRHGMIKRSNKFIRNARGTMVLAEPDGKKVIKNFLPNGL; translated from the coding sequence ATGCCCAAGATGAAGACCAAGTCCGCCGCCAAAAAGCGGTTCAAGATCACAGGTACTGGTAAAGTCCTGTCGGCTGCGGCCGGCAAGCGTCACGGCATGATCAAGCGTTCCAACAAGTTCATTCGAAATGCCCGCGGCACGATGGTTCTGGCTGAACCGGATGGCAAGAAGGTCATCAAGAATTTTCTGCCGAACGGCCTCTAA
- a CDS encoding methyltransferase family protein: MSDNEIKHALGNYQRTRRLMIAVLVVVLFAILLVGQSYFPPDTPVHELLETVGVVLIFLGIIGRLWATLYIGGRKSAEVVSGGPYSITRNPLYVFSSIAACGVGAQLGSITTTIGFGVICAAAFHIVILREEKFLKEALGAPYLAYMARVPRFFPKLSLYEEGDTGSFKPRVLLITLMDGLVFLVALPAFELVDSAQQAGILPVLFRFP, encoded by the coding sequence ATGAGCGATAACGAAATCAAGCACGCGCTGGGCAACTATCAGCGGACGCGCAGGCTTATGATCGCGGTACTTGTTGTCGTTCTGTTCGCCATCTTGCTTGTCGGGCAGTCGTACTTTCCTCCCGACACGCCGGTGCACGAGCTGCTCGAGACGGTCGGCGTCGTGCTGATCTTCCTCGGCATCATCGGCCGGCTGTGGGCGACGCTCTATATTGGCGGGCGCAAATCCGCCGAGGTGGTGTCCGGTGGTCCATATTCGATCACGCGCAATCCGCTCTATGTGTTCTCGAGCATTGCCGCTTGTGGTGTCGGCGCGCAGCTTGGCTCGATCACCACCACGATCGGCTTTGGCGTGATCTGCGCCGCCGCCTTCCATATCGTCATCCTGCGTGAGGAGAAATTCCTCAAGGAAGCGCTGGGTGCGCCATATCTGGCCTACATGGCGCGGGTGCCGCGCTTCTTCCCCAAGCTTTCGCTGTACGAGGAGGGGGATACCGGCAGCTTCAAGCCGCGCGTGCTCTTGATCACGCTGATGGACGGCCTGGTGTTCCTCGTCGCCCTACCGGCCTTCGAACTGGTGGATAGCGCGCAGCAGGCGGGCATTTTGCCGGTGCTGTTCCGCTTTCCTTGA
- the infC gene encoding translation initiation factor IF-3 yields MRRPFKAAAPTKDGPRSNRDIRVPRVQLIDAEGQNRGDVSINDALLLAEEAGLDLVEISPNAQPPVVKILDLGKLKYANQKKAAEARKNQKVIEIKEIKMRPNIDSHDYETKMKAVRRFFEEGDKVKLTLRFRGREMAHMELGMQLLNKVREEVATIAKVEAEPKLEGRQMMMVLAPR; encoded by the coding sequence ATTCGCAGACCTTTCAAAGCAGCGGCGCCTACCAAGGATGGCCCGCGCTCCAATCGCGACATCCGGGTTCCCCGGGTCCAGCTTATCGACGCCGAAGGCCAGAACCGCGGCGATGTCTCCATCAACGACGCATTGCTGCTCGCCGAAGAGGCCGGGCTCGATCTGGTCGAGATATCGCCCAATGCACAGCCGCCTGTCGTCAAGATCCTTGATCTCGGCAAGTTGAAATACGCCAACCAGAAGAAGGCGGCCGAAGCGCGCAAGAATCAGAAGGTCATCGAGATCAAGGAGATCAAGATGCGCCCGAACATCGACAGCCACGATTACGAGACCAAGATGAAGGCCGTTCGGCGCTTCTTCGAGGAAGGCGACAAGGTCAAGCTGACATTGCGCTTCCGTGGCCGCGAGATGGCGCATATGGAGCTCGGCATGCAGCTTCTGAACAAGGTGCGCGAGGAGGTGGCGACCATCGCCAAGGTCGAGGCGGAACCAAAGCTCGAAGGTCGCCAGATGATGATGGTGTTGGCGCCCCGCTAA